The Aminipila terrae nucleotide sequence TAGATAAAATTGGCCATAACTCAGAATTTGCAAATGCACTAACCGGCGGAATTGCTGACGCCAGTAAAGAATTAACCGATGCATTTCAAGACGAAGAAACTGAATAATCACACTTACGAAAAAGCCGCCCTGGTTTAAGGAGCGGCTTTTTTTGTGTTAATAAAAGTTACACTAATTGAAAGGACTAAAATCTGTTTTTATCATCATCTACTTTTTCTTTCATTTCATGTACCTTTTCTTCAGTCTTATCTAAAATATCTTCTCCCATTTCTCTGAGAGACTCTGAAGTAACTTTTCCTAAATCTTTTAATTTTACGTCACCTAAGTTCATTTTTATCACCTCAAGAGTATTATGAGCAACTCCAAAGAAAATATGTATTCTTTATGATTTTTGCCCAGAAAGTGATTTATTTTTTAACAATATACATTTTCCCCGTTTTGGGATCCTCATAAACAAAACCCTTTGAATTATAATCTTCAGACAATGTACCATTTTCTATAGCTTGATCTAAATTTTTCACCTGCATCAAATCTTCTTTTGTGATGATATCCGAAACTTTGGAAAGATCTACATTCCAGTTAAGAACCAGTGATACCATCAATCCGCATGAAAATACCAGCATGATATCTACCAGATTTGCTACCCCGTCCAAAGGATTAATTTCCTCTTTTTTTGAGCGTAAACTACGCCTGCTCCCGAGTCCACTGTTTCTGATCATCGTTAGTTACCTCCTCTAAAACACATTCCATAACTGCCTCAAAACTGATCATATAATCATCGTACCAACGTTTACGGATATTTGAAATAACAAAACAGACAGCAGCAGTAATAACCCCTACAATAGTACTGTCAAAGGCTGAAGCAAAAGACATGGACAAGGTCTGTATGTCTCCTTTTCCTAAAGCCATAACGCCAGGGCCCAGTGGGATTAAAGTTCCAAGCAGTCCGAACATTGGTCCCAGCTTAGAGACCAGATCTGTAATAGCTGTTGCTTTTTCATATCTTCCTTCTTCTGTTGCCAGAAGCCTCTGAGCCATTGCAGTCAATGAGGCCCTGGACATATCTCCGGACTCTGTCAACATAAATAAGGCTTCCTTTTGCCTTTTTATTAGAACACTGTTTTCTATTATGTCTCTAAGGTTTACAGCTCCATCTGCATGGATTTTCCTGATTAGCCCTGGAACATTTTCCCGGGCTTCAGTCTCTCCATGAAAAATTCCACTATTAGATTGCCAATCTCCCATATAGTAGCTATGATTAAAATAATTAATACAATTGAGCAAGGTATTATAAGTTTCTGTCCTACAATATGCAGGATATAGCCTAGTGATAGTTCCATTTTATAAAATCAATCCTTTTCTAATAATTTATTTTTTCTATTATGCATAGAGCTTTATTATATCATTACTGATATTCTCCGTATTCTGAATGTTTTAAGGTTACAAACTGTTCTCAATAGTTCGTGCTACTGCCTCTGCTGCTTGTCCTCTGGTGACATTGCCCTTTACGCTTATCACACCACTTGCGGTCTTGTTCTTTTGTTTTTCAATATTAAGCATGTAATTATCCAGCATTACCTTCATTTCTTTACCACTAACAAAAGCCCCAGGATGAAATTCATTTTTGTCAAGGGTAATAATTCCCTCGTGGACTGCCCATTTTTCTGCCTGATAATACCAAGGTTCACCAGTCTGCTGGAAAAAAGTTTCTCCTGAAAGATTGGCTAGCATTTGCACGAATTCTGCTCTGGTAATGAATTTATCCGGATAATACTTCTGTTCTTTATTTTCTTTTATTACATTTCGCTGTAATAACCAGTTGATATATCTTTGTTGAGAGCTTTTACCAGTGTCCGAAAATGAAGATTTAGAAGTTGCAAATACATAATTGCTGGTCTTATTGTCCATAATGGTAAATGCATTTCCCTGATCATTCCATTTTCCAAACACTACCGGTTTTTTTTCAGGATTAGTTATATATAAATTATTGCCGATGTCACATAACATGGTATCCTTTGTACTTTTACCACTAAAAGGAATATTCATGGTCATTGGATAAATAAAATCTGAAACCTCTGTCCCTCCTATTTTGGCATGGGTACTATAAATAACTTTATCTCCCGCTTCGCTTTTTTGTACTGACAAAGTAAGATTATCTCTTATCTGCTTTTCAGTACCTACAGATTCCAAAGCTTTTACAGCATTATCAATTTCACTCTGACTACTATCAATTTTTTTTAGTACTTCTACTGCCTGATCATATTTGCTTTTATTATCAGATAAGGCAAGTACAGCTTGCCTGCAGGATAAGTTATTGATTGCTGCGATTTTTTGGATTAGTGCATCTTTATTTCCCAGTTCCTTTAGGTTCTTTTGTCCCCATTTTTCATCTCCGGCTCCAATATCCGAGCCATATCCATAGAGAGAGAACTGCCAGCGGACCACATCTCCATCTGACAATTCATAATCTGAAGAACCTTTGGATGGGAATGTATTGTTTACACAATACATCCATCCGCTCCATTTCGAGTAATCGAACTCTCCTAAATAGTTTTTGTCATTTCTGCTTGTCAGACTATTTCCGACAGCCTGCTTTATATAATCCGGAATATTTATGTTACTTTCAGTATCACCAATAGCGGAAACATAAAACTGGCTTTTTATGGAACCTGTATTTTTATAAGGAATGGATTTTTTCTCTAAAACCTTCAGCAGCGCATCTGCTGCAGAAGAGCCTTTGGGAACCGTTATCTCATAGGGCTCCAGTATAAAGCCCTGTCCCAGTGAAAATTTCTCCAAATCCATAAATACCTTAATATCTGGCTGCAACTCCTCATTCTCATTATTTTTTGACACTGTTGCAACTTTTGGCTCTTTTGCTAATTTTTCTTTAATATTTTTGTCTACAAGATAATAAATCTGTGGTTCACAGTTTCCTTCCTGCAAAATCACTCTGATGATGCCCTTTTTAGGCAGGGAAGTAAAATTAACTGCAGAAGTATAATTTTCATTAATATAGACATTTGTCCTGGAATCAGTTTCTACTGCAATGCGCATTTTGGAAGACATGTCTACATCATATACGTTTTTATCCTCCTGTAGCAGGATTTTACTGTCATTCACCGTTATTGCTTTTGGGGCTTTAGTTTTATGTATTACTTCTTTATCTGATTTAGTTCCTATCACAGCATTAATTTCTGGTGACTTTTCTCCTAATGAACCTGCATCCTTAAAAACTGCATTCTGAACTTTCACGTAACTGATTTTATCAAGTTTTACAGGCAATCCATTCTCATCAACAGCCCAGGAAATATCAATAGGGTCTCCCTGAGGATCTTTATACTGATTTTCCCTGTATGGATTTGACTGCACTACATCGAATTTATCAGTAAAGATGTTTATGTGTGTGTCCCCATATCCAAAAGCCCAACTTCCTACTTTGGAATCATCGTAATCTAAGAAGATGCCTTTCACTGTGTTTTTCTGATTATTTTGAACAGCAGGGCTAGTAGTATAAGGTGAACTGGTAACCGTGCTCACCGGCTTTGGACTTGTAACTCCCTGATTATTTGTATAATTGGAAATATTCTTCCCCGTATTATAATAGGTCATCTCATAGTCCCAAATGGTTGAGTCTTTATAATGGTCGCTACCAGCGATAGCATACCATTTTTCTCCGTCCTGAGAAACCCAAACCTGCGCCGGCTCAGCAAATGCCATAGAGTTTCTGCCATCATTATTATAAGCGCTTGAATTGCCATAAACAATGAAGTCTATCCCGTAGGGGTTTTTATCGCTATTGTCAATAGCATCGTCAAAATGATAGGTAACATATCCGCCGAAGTTTCCCAATGATGCACCATTTTGCCAGGACTCTCCTATCTTTCCCTGATACTGAGTACCTGTACAGCTTCCCAGCAGGGAAAGAGGCCCCAGATAACTCAGTGTTTTATCAAAGTTTCCACCACTGAATTGTCCTGGTGCCAACCAGTATCCTGACACTGCATCAGGTAAATGATAGCCTCCTTTATCGGTTTTGGTCTGTGTAGTTTCTGCTGACTTATCACCGGTTTGCGCATAACAGAATGCCGTTGACGACAAGGAGCTTGAAATTATAAAACAAAGGAGTAAAACCCATATAAAAAGTATTCTAGGATTATATTTTTTTATCACTTTTCTTTCCTTCTTTCTATTGCTTTTTTATATGATAGAATCTTCTCATTGCGCCCATGGCGAAGATTGCACCTATTGCAATCCAGACGATGGCCATGGCAACAGGATTCTCCTTAGCAACCTTCTTTATGATTTCAAAAGCTTTTATTGGCGTTATTTTCTTTGTATCGCCATTGCCTCCTCCTTCATGTCCGCCTTTTTCCAATCCCCTGAATTTTTATTTTCCAAGCTATCCTCACTGGTCTTTTTTGCCTCGTTGCCTACAAGCACCTGAGATTGAGGCACTTCTTCATGACTGATACTTGCATACACATCTTCAGCATTTGTGGCCTCTTTTCTTCCTTCATTGGATCTGCCCCCAGAAGTAGTTCCTGCTGCAGTCCCTTTTCCATCACCTAATCCATCTACTGTACCTTGTGTTCCGGAGCCTTTTCCTATTCCATTTCCAGTTCCAGTTCCATCTCCAGTGCCTGTACCAGTTCCATTACCATCTCCGTTACCGTTACCTGTACCGTTTCCATTGCCATTTCCGGATCCGCCGCCGCTGTGATGTTTTCCTGGATTATTATCGGAAGGCTTAGGTTCAGGTTTAGGCTCTGGCTCTATAGGCTTTTCGTCCGTTTTAAAGGTAGCCGTAACTACATCATTTCCTGTGGATTTAAAGGTTTTAGAAACCGTAATATCCTCTGTTCCTCCCTTAGCATATGTAACTATAATGGATTCTAAAGTATTTTCTGTGGTCTTACCAGGCTCCTTACTGCCTTCTACTTTTGCTGGAACAGCGTTTACCGTAATAGTAGTTCCAACTGGATTGTACACTGCTTTGTCTTCACGCTTTCCATCTGACAGAGTTATAGTTCCACTGCCTTTTACTTTTCCTTCACTAATATAAATAGAAGGTTTTCCGAAAACAGGATATTTGTCGCCAGTGGTCCAGATATTGCTATGACTGCCCTGACCACCATCCAATAAGTAAGCAACCTCACCGTTTTCAAAAGCCTCTGCTGGCTTTAATTTGAAAGCCTCTTCAGCGTTGAAGGAAGAATCATAATTCTTACCAATGCCTCCGATGCCTTTTAAACTTTCATCTGATGACTTATAATAATTATTCTTTAAAATATAACAATTAAAAACTGCCTTATAATAGCCTGCAATTCCACCTATATAGCTACCATTAGATGAAATAGAAGCTCCATTCCAATAGCAATTTTTTATGGTAGGTAATAACCTGTCACTTGCTAATGAATCCTTTTTCTCACACCCAATTATTCCACCTACATAATTTCCTCCACTTATCACAGCGGTACTGTAACAATTTTCTACTGCAACACCTATAGGTGTAGAAGATACGGTATAACCTGCTCCGACGATACCACCTACATAATCGCCAGTACCAGTTACTGTCCCCCTGAATAGCATTCACGTACTTCGCAGGGCCTCATAGCTGCATATTTTGTGCCAACGAGTCCTCCTACAAAGTTCCTCCCATATACATCTGCTTCGCTTACACATTGCTTTATCTCACAGCTAGCACTTCCTGCAAGACCTCCGATATTATCCTGATCTTTTGTATAACCTACAGTAACTCCTTTTTCCACTACACAATTTTGAATAAACACTTCTGAATCAGGTTCATTCCCCATACCATTTCCTACAAATCCAGACCCTTTTAATTTAGTTCCAGCCTTTATAGTACAATTATCTATTCTAACTTGATTCGTATAAGAATCAATAAGCCCACTACTTTCAATCTGCTTCCCGAATATATCTAGATTTGTAACCTCTGCTGATGTAACATCTCCAAATATTGCCGTCCCTCCGGGAGCAATTGTAAGGGTATGTCCATTTCCATCAAAATGAGCAGAAAAAGTTCGGTAAGGATCACTACCTGATTTACGTTCTATACCAATGGGAACCCAGTCCTTTGGCAGTGTAATATCTTTTACCAGTTTAAAATACAAATCTGTGAAACGATTTTGTGCATCATTTACACAATCACGAAGTTCAAGAAGTTGATCCAAGTCCTCTATTTCCATTGGATTCTCTTCTGTTCCTCCTATGATAGCCGGCTTATCACCGTCCCAGTGTGCATAGAGTGTCTTATTTGATGTGACTGCATCCACAAAGTTCCATTTGTTTCCTGTATTTGGATCACTGTACCAGCCACGGAAATTTAAATCTTTGGTTTTTTTACCATCTTCAATAGTTATTTTCTTTGTAACCGTATATCCTTGCTCCGAAGGAGACTTTAATACTGTATTCTTTGGAATTATTACTCTATACAGCTCAGTATCTTTACCTTTTTTGCTTAATTTCCCTCCGTTTGCATCAAAAGTAATCTGCACACATCCATTGGGTACCCATCCAGCATAAATTGTTATATCATCTGCCACTTTATTGCTAAAGTTATATGGAATAAAACAGTCGTCCTTGTCTGTGTACCAACCTGCAAATTCATAACCGTTTCTTACTGGATTTACTACTGGGACCGTTGCTGCCGTATTTGGTGCAACTTTAATGAAAGATTTTGTCTGATCTTGCCAGTTACCTTCATTTGGATCGAGAGTTACTTTATAATAAAGATCCCATTTAGCATAAAGTGTTAAATCTGACTGTAAGGCACTTGAGAAATTATATAAAGTTTTGCCCTCTTTCTCTAAATACCATCCTTTAAATTCTCTTGCCCCCCAAATTGGATTCTCTGGTTTAGTAATACGTTTATATGCATCTACCCCATTTATTACTTTGGTTTTTTCAGTACTATTCCATGTTCCTCCATTAGCATCAAAAGTGATATTGAATTTTTGTCCAGCTTTTTGTGTGGAATCTATGAAATCAGTATTTATAACAACACCTATATCAGGCATTGTAAATTCAACAATACATATATGATTTTCATCTTCTGACAATTTAGTTTCAATATTTTCTCCCAGGATACTTTTAATAGTATATTTCCCCATAACATATCCACTCTTTGGTGTTATTGTAATGCTTACTTTTTTTTCTGCTTCTAAGTATTTTTTACTATCTGTGCAATCCGAAAAAGCAACCTTTCCATTTGTTTGATTAATGGAAGAAATATCTACCTTATGCAGAAGAGTTCCTGTTCCACTTGCAAATACTGGATAGTTTTTTCCGCTTGACCATACGCCACGGTTTCTTACAGTATCTTCCCTAGTATTAAGTGTATAAATAGTATCGTCTTTTTTGAAATTATCTGCGCTTATCTTTTGTGCTTTTAAATCTGAAGAAGGCACAACAAGCCCTTTTTCATTTTTTATTATTGTTTCATCAAGATAGTAACATCCTAATATATTACTATTATTTCCACCAACTATAGCTCCTATATTAGTGCCGGCTCCTCTTACGTTACCACCATAGTTAAAACAACTTTCTACATTACTTGTAGCCGTATCAGCTTTACTACCTGCTATTCCACCGGTATTGCCTGCCCCATTAACATCACCTAAACTATAACAATCTACTACAGAACTATTTGCCTCAATAAATCCGGTAATTCCACCAGTATTCATTGCTGTGCTGTAGATACTTCCCTCATTCCAACAATGATGAATATTCGCACCATAATTAGCACCTATGCATCCAAACACACCACCGGTTCCACCATTGCTTGTATCTAAAGAATTATTTACTATTTTTCCTTTATTATAGCAGTAAGTAACAGTAGTAGTTTTAGTATCCGCCGGTGAGCCTAAATCACCTGTGATACCTCCAACCTTATAGGCACCATTTCCTGTTTGTGTAATATCACCAGTATTAAAACAGTTTTTCATTTCTACCAGATTTGAATCGATTCCTCCGGCTATACCACCTAAATACTGATTATTACCATATACCTTACCTGTGTTAGTACAGTTTCTGATTGTTACATAGCTGCAGGGA carries:
- a CDS encoding DUF2149 domain-containing protein, with the translated sequence MIRNSGLGSRRSLRSKKEEINPLDGVANLVDIMLVFSCGLMVSLVLNWNVDLSKVSDIITKEDLMQVKNLDQAIENGTLSEDYNSKGFVYEDPKTGKMYIVKK
- a CDS encoding MotA/TolQ/ExbB proton channel family protein, which produces MGDWQSNSGIFHGETEARENVPGLIRKIHADGAVNLRDIIENSVLIKRQKEALFMLTESGDMSRASLTAMAQRLLATEEGRYEKATAITDLVSKLGPMFGLLGTLIPLGPGVMALGKGDIQTLSMSFASAFDSTIVGVITAAVCFVISNIRKRWYDDYMISFEAVMECVLEEVTNDDQKQWTREQA
- a CDS encoding S-layer homology domain-containing protein yields the protein MIKKYNPRILFIWVLLLCFIISSSLSSTAFCYAQTGDKSAETTQTKTDKGGYHLPDAVSGYWLAPGQFSGGNFDKTLSYLGPLSLLGSCTGTQYQGKIGESWQNGASLGNFGGYVTYHFDDAIDNSDKNPYGIDFIVYGNSSAYNNDGRNSMAFAEPAQVWVSQDGEKWYAIAGSDHYKDSTIWDYEMTYYNTGKNISNYTNNQGVTSPKPVSTVTSSPYTTSPAVQNNQKNTVKGIFLDYDDSKVGSWAFGYGDTHINIFTDKFDVVQSNPYRENQYKDPQGDPIDISWAVDENGLPVKLDKISYVKVQNAVFKDAGSLGEKSPEINAVIGTKSDKEVIHKTKAPKAITVNDSKILLQEDKNVYDVDMSSKMRIAVETDSRTNVYINENYTSAVNFTSLPKKGIIRVILQEGNCEPQIYYLVDKNIKEKLAKEPKVATVSKNNENEELQPDIKVFMDLEKFSLGQGFILEPYEITVPKGSSAADALLKVLEKKSIPYKNTGSIKSQFYVSAIGDTESNINIPDYIKQAVGNSLTSRNDKNYLGEFDYSKWSGWMYCVNNTFPSKGSSDYELSDGDVVRWQFSLYGYGSDIGAGDEKWGQKNLKELGNKDALIQKIAAINNLSCRQAVLALSDNKSKYDQAVEVLKKIDSSQSEIDNAVKALESVGTEKQIRDNLTLSVQKSEAGDKVIYSTHAKIGGTEVSDFIYPMTMNIPFSGKSTKDTMLCDIGNNLYITNPEKKPVVFGKWNDQGNAFTIMDNKTSNYVFATSKSSFSDTGKSSQQRYINWLLQRNVIKENKEQKYYPDKFITRAEFVQMLANLSGETFFQQTGEPWYYQAEKWAVHEGIITLDKNEFHPGAFVSGKEMKVMLDNYMLNIEKQKNKTASGVISVKGNVTRGQAAEAVARTIENSL